A genomic stretch from Alloyangia pacifica includes:
- a CDS encoding MFS transporter — translation MTVPTPRARWLAMGFLCLGSFINLLDVTIVTVALPRIQSDLAATPTQLEWVAAIYVLALAAGMLPMGRFGDSWGRKHLFIWGMIGFTLASAACAGALSITMLIGARLAQGLSAAVMVPQVLAILNVTFPQEEKTRVFGLFAAVSSLASVAGPVLGGGLIALDPWGLDWRAIFIVNVPLGIVAVIGSMFTVPRERGVSQAVDWTGTTLFALTTVCLALPLVEGRAMGWPWPIIALLVASLPLAGLTVGHMLRRDRRARTALIPTLLLRNASFLQGLCRVVFVFSGIPGFFLVLTVYLQSTLGLTPMQSGLSTAAFPVGVMAASMNASRVGDWPLPRRIGVGAGLLVAGMVLTALVLLQIGASIAPWHLTVPLLVCGLGMGTVVVALFQSVMATAATAESGAASGALQAFQQIGATLGIAIVSGIYFGLSANGASLRAMIAACLYPMILFALLGLDSLRKQGRKAT, via the coding sequence ATGACCGTGCCCACTCCGCGGGCCCGATGGCTTGCCATGGGGTTCCTCTGCCTTGGCAGTTTCATCAATCTCCTCGACGTAACCATTGTCACCGTCGCCTTGCCGCGCATTCAGTCCGACCTGGCGGCCACGCCGACACAGCTGGAATGGGTGGCGGCTATCTACGTGCTGGCGCTGGCGGCGGGGATGCTGCCCATGGGCCGGTTCGGGGACAGCTGGGGGCGCAAGCATCTCTTCATCTGGGGGATGATCGGTTTCACCCTCGCGTCCGCTGCATGCGCAGGGGCTTTGAGCATCACCATGCTGATCGGCGCACGTCTGGCGCAGGGGCTGTCAGCGGCGGTGATGGTGCCACAAGTGCTGGCCATCTTGAACGTGACCTTCCCGCAAGAGGAGAAGACCCGTGTCTTCGGCCTGTTTGCGGCGGTTTCCAGCCTTGCATCGGTTGCCGGACCGGTGCTTGGGGGCGGGCTAATCGCGCTCGATCCTTGGGGCTTGGACTGGCGCGCCATCTTCATAGTGAACGTGCCCTTGGGGATTGTGGCCGTCATAGGCTCGATGTTCACGGTGCCAAGAGAACGAGGCGTGTCGCAAGCGGTGGATTGGACCGGCACGACGCTCTTCGCGCTGACGACTGTCTGCCTCGCCCTGCCCCTGGTCGAGGGGCGCGCGATGGGCTGGCCATGGCCGATCATCGCACTCCTTGTCGCATCCTTGCCGCTGGCGGGGTTGACCGTGGGCCACATGCTGCGGCGAGATCGTCGCGCCCGGACAGCTCTGATCCCCACCCTTCTTTTGCGAAATGCGTCCTTCCTGCAGGGCCTCTGCCGGGTCGTGTTCGTGTTTTCCGGCATTCCTGGCTTCTTCCTTGTGCTGACAGTCTACTTGCAATCGACCCTCGGCTTAACGCCCATGCAAAGCGGGCTTTCCACGGCAGCCTTTCCGGTGGGGGTGATGGCGGCCTCGATGAACGCGTCGCGCGTGGGCGATTGGCCGCTGCCTCGAAGGATCGGGGTTGGCGCAGGACTCCTTGTGGCGGGCATGGTGCTGACTGCTCTGGTGCTGTTGCAGATCGGAGCCAGCATTGCGCCGTGGCACCTTACTGTCCCGCTCCTTGTCTGCGGACTCGGGATGGGAACGGTCGTGGTGGCCCTGTTCCAGTCCGTGATGGCGACGGCCGCTACGGCAGAATCCGGCGCTGCTTCGGGCGCGTTGCAGGCGTTTCAGCAGATCGGCGCGACACTGGGTATCGCAATTGTCTCGGGCATCTACTTCGGCCTTTCGGCGAACGGTGCTTCGCTCCGTGCCATGATTGCCGCCTGTCTTTATCCAATGATCCTCTTCGCGCTCCTTGGCCTCGACAGCCTTCGCAAACAAGGAAGGAAAGCCACATGA
- a CDS encoding SAM-dependent methyltransferase, with protein MKPTILDTDTAEKFWDRHWSGMTRPSSGTPSAALERLVAGRPAGRAVDLGCGRGDDAIWLARNGWQVVAVDVSQTALDTVRRSAETAGVVRQVTCLRHDLSTTLPDGPFDLVLSMFTHTPLEFDRTALLRAAATLVAPGGLLLIAGHGSLAPWAWSDPEIQLPKAQDVADALALFDWNMIEIADYPRDARGPDGQVAQVLDSVIALERPFD; from the coding sequence ATGAAACCGACCATACTCGATACCGACACCGCGGAAAAGTTCTGGGATCGCCATTGGTCCGGGATGACCCGACCGAGCAGTGGAACCCCCTCCGCAGCACTGGAACGCCTCGTCGCTGGACGACCTGCCGGCCGCGCCGTCGACCTTGGCTGCGGGCGTGGCGATGATGCGATTTGGCTTGCGAGGAATGGATGGCAGGTGGTTGCCGTAGATGTATCGCAGACAGCCCTCGATACGGTTCGACGCAGCGCCGAGACCGCCGGGGTCGTAAGGCAGGTCACCTGTTTGCGTCATGACCTTTCCACGACGCTGCCTGACGGCCCGTTCGATCTGGTTCTTTCAATGTTCACCCATACGCCATTGGAATTTGATCGTACCGCCCTGCTCCGTGCCGCGGCTACTCTCGTTGCGCCAGGGGGACTCCTTTTGATCGCAGGGCACGGAAGCCTCGCCCCCTGGGCATGGAGCGATCCGGAGATACAGCTCCCCAAGGCGCAGGACGTTGCTGACGCCCTAGCGCTGTTCGATTGGAACATGATCGAGATCGCGGACTACCCGCGCGACGCGCGCGGTCCCGATGGTCAGGTTGCGCAGGTCCTTGACAGTGTTATCGCCCTGGAACGCCCATTCGATTAG
- a CDS encoding integrase catalytic domain-containing protein, whose protein sequence is MTSQPLYNIPKGSILKLDGRELTVSVREESGYAVECKETGECFTLPLERVETAIRHRDCEVIKPADVEKRKALLKHTDGLECVEQLSEKDQRIVQARLALVIAQNELRAEGVKLTQRSMNKDGTHRRLLLTRAEKLAPGHNFLGTRRGGKLASGFDVPQGRTLASYRDVYHRFDQNPIVLADRDRMKGRREPRLCEWQERFIDYVLNRWHDPKQPKLASVYKLATKVFHRSPREMAQVINFPSITTIRTRAKAISGVVTVIGRGGARHGTNTKGAGSTDVRALGFGEKFETDQYLLSIFTSGDGVVRAEVIDPKEAPQELADNEIRRCWLHVILDIATREVLGWVMSETADADHSKALLRMATRDKTKEKVRYGCKQDPVPPVRLGLALADNGTATRNADVYAGQLGMGMTVMTARAHQPMDKQMVERLFGTTQWDVLNFRPGYTGSRPGELTGYEPKPSAEISHDDLYGTLTRYFIDEYPFRPHRGTGMYGATPRQKQEEALKLYGPMEPPSQRDRCLHLGAKVQATTTSEGVRAFNIPFNSTELQRFAAGSPKRVTVHLDPDDLRKVHVTAEGEDAVIEARLSMTVFKDQTLEEAIEIMEAATKSNPSLRELHDRHLGEAMKRRAFESGFFPDSRDPSSYQTLAQLEARASKLLQVEARPAAYVGATAAPGHLMSRGRTSGVVPARPAGAAPFRPPSASTPLRASAPPPQSAGPTDVPPEKGATSAPGPDDIKTMTFLPIKDSKL, encoded by the coding sequence ATGACCTCGCAACCGCTCTACAACATCCCCAAAGGATCCATCCTGAAGCTGGATGGTCGCGAACTGACGGTGTCGGTTCGCGAGGAGAGCGGTTATGCGGTGGAATGCAAGGAAACCGGCGAGTGTTTCACGCTGCCGCTTGAGCGGGTGGAGACTGCAATCCGACACCGGGATTGCGAGGTCATCAAACCGGCCGATGTTGAAAAGCGGAAGGCCCTGCTCAAGCATACCGACGGCCTCGAGTGCGTTGAGCAGCTTTCGGAAAAAGACCAGCGGATTGTCCAGGCGCGCCTCGCCCTTGTTATCGCTCAGAACGAGCTGCGCGCCGAGGGCGTGAAGCTCACCCAGCGCAGCATGAACAAGGACGGTACACATCGCCGTTTGCTACTGACCCGCGCGGAAAAGCTTGCGCCTGGGCACAATTTTCTCGGGACACGCCGCGGCGGGAAGCTCGCAAGCGGCTTCGATGTCCCGCAAGGTCGGACCCTAGCCAGCTACCGCGACGTCTATCATCGCTTCGATCAGAACCCAATCGTCTTGGCGGATCGTGACCGCATGAAGGGGCGTCGGGAGCCAAGGCTCTGCGAATGGCAAGAGCGGTTCATCGACTACGTCCTGAACCGTTGGCATGATCCTAAGCAGCCAAAATTGGCATCTGTTTACAAGCTGGCGACAAAAGTCTTTCACCGCTCTCCCCGAGAGATGGCGCAAGTCATCAACTTTCCCTCGATCACGACGATCCGCACGCGTGCGAAGGCGATTTCTGGTGTCGTGACCGTGATCGGTCGCGGAGGAGCGCGGCATGGGACCAACACCAAGGGAGCTGGTTCTACCGATGTGCGCGCCCTGGGATTCGGTGAGAAGTTCGAAACGGATCAATACTTATTGTCAATTTTCACCTCCGGCGATGGTGTCGTACGTGCTGAGGTTATCGATCCCAAGGAAGCTCCGCAGGAGCTTGCGGACAATGAGATCCGACGCTGCTGGCTCCATGTGATCCTTGATATCGCGACCCGCGAGGTGCTGGGCTGGGTCATGTCTGAAACGGCCGATGCTGATCACAGCAAGGCTCTGCTTCGCATGGCGACGCGGGACAAAACGAAGGAGAAGGTGCGATACGGCTGCAAACAGGATCCCGTGCCGCCCGTCCGCCTGGGACTTGCGCTGGCGGACAATGGCACGGCCACCCGGAATGCAGACGTTTATGCGGGTCAGCTCGGAATGGGCATGACCGTGATGACGGCGCGCGCGCACCAGCCAATGGACAAGCAGATGGTCGAGCGGCTTTTCGGCACGACGCAATGGGACGTGCTGAACTTCCGGCCAGGGTACACTGGTAGCCGCCCTGGCGAACTGACCGGCTACGAGCCCAAGCCCTCGGCCGAAATCAGCCATGACGACCTCTATGGCACCCTCACACGATACTTCATCGATGAGTATCCCTTCCGGCCGCATCGCGGCACCGGGATGTACGGTGCGACCCCTCGTCAGAAGCAGGAAGAGGCCCTGAAGCTTTACGGCCCGATGGAACCGCCGTCGCAGCGCGACCGGTGTCTGCATTTGGGCGCGAAGGTCCAGGCAACCACGACGTCAGAAGGGGTAAGGGCGTTCAATATCCCGTTCAACTCTACGGAACTCCAACGCTTTGCAGCGGGGAGCCCAAAGCGGGTCACCGTTCACCTCGATCCCGACGACCTGCGGAAGGTCCATGTCACTGCCGAGGGTGAAGACGCCGTGATTGAAGCCCGCCTTAGCATGACCGTCTTCAAGGACCAGACGCTCGAAGAAGCCATCGAAATCATGGAGGCTGCGACGAAGTCCAATCCGAGCTTGCGGGAACTCCATGATCGACACCTGGGCGAAGCGATGAAGCGTCGCGCGTTTGAATCCGGCTTCTTCCCCGATTCCCGCGATCCGTCGAGCTACCAGACGCTCGCACAGCTCGAGGCTCGCGCGAGCAAACTGCTTCAGGTCGAAGCGCGCCCCGCCGCCTATGTCGGTGCGACTGCCGCACCCGGGCACCTCATGAGCAGGGGCCGCACGTCGGGTGTGGTGCCGGCACGCCCCGCCGGTGCGGCACCGTTCAGGCCCCCGTCCGCATCGACGCCTCTCAGGGCAAGCGCACCTCCGCCACAGTCCGCTGGACCGACGGATGTACCCCCAGAGAAGGGGGCCACTTCGGCGCCAGGCCCTGACGACATCAAGACCATGACCTTCCTCCCCATCAAGGATAGCAAACTGTGA
- a CDS encoding Rrf2 family transcriptional regulator, whose translation MRTDSRLPRVLHALLHLAEMDRPATSEEIAVMLGTNATVVRRTLAGLREAGLLTSTKGHGGGWSLSRPLSEISLLDLYSALGSPELFAIAPDEDQPTCLLARAANTATNDALQSARQVFEERLAALTVAEIVRP comes from the coding sequence ATGCGAACCGACAGCCGCCTTCCCCGCGTCCTTCACGCGTTGCTGCATCTCGCCGAAATGGACCGCCCAGCTACGTCCGAGGAGATCGCGGTGATGCTGGGAACCAATGCCACCGTCGTGCGCCGCACCCTTGCAGGGCTTCGAGAGGCGGGGCTGCTCACTTCCACCAAGGGGCATGGCGGCGGATGGAGCCTGTCACGGCCGCTGAGCGAGATTTCCCTGCTGGATCTGTACAGCGCACTCGGCTCGCCGGAGCTCTTTGCGATCGCTCCTGACGAGGACCAGCCCACATGCCTGCTGGCCCGAGCAGCAAACACCGCCACGAATGACGCACTTCAGTCGGCGCGGCAGGTCTTCGAAGAGCGTCTCGCAGCTCTCACGGTGGCAGAGATTGTCAGACCATGA
- a CDS encoding ATP-binding protein, protein MTNPFIIPSLANLNADLAQRHFPLARGEELQQTFAQLFSRHLGRLQSGKGFEARSLLVTGRSGSGKTAEISDMLNRFNESAVRMPDGKDARFASCVLEAKGSWKDLGRKTLHALGYPITNKTRKTQFEIWDLVVKQAKLQGVVGIYYDEAQHIMRGKSDAEVLSVLDAFKTLMKSHDWPLMLILSGVPELGGYVQREPQLDRLMTRIEFQEIDLSSAPGHPAQDYETLNEIVGSYAISAGLDVDASLPTGDFLHRLATAGAFRWGWSSTWSSMPWHLPLPGGKGWLNGRISWRLGVRKPE, encoded by the coding sequence GTGACCAACCCCTTCATCATTCCCTCGTTGGCAAACTTGAATGCGGACCTGGCGCAGCGTCATTTCCCGCTCGCCAGGGGCGAGGAACTTCAGCAGACCTTCGCGCAGCTCTTCAGTCGCCACCTGGGGCGTCTGCAGTCCGGGAAGGGCTTCGAGGCACGCAGCCTCCTTGTGACGGGGCGATCTGGTTCTGGCAAGACAGCCGAGATCTCGGACATGCTGAACCGCTTCAACGAGAGCGCTGTTCGCATGCCTGACGGCAAGGATGCGCGGTTTGCTAGCTGCGTGCTGGAGGCGAAAGGGAGTTGGAAGGACCTTGGTCGCAAGACGCTGCACGCCTTGGGCTATCCCATTACGAACAAGACGCGCAAAACCCAGTTTGAGATCTGGGATCTGGTCGTCAAGCAGGCCAAGCTCCAGGGCGTCGTCGGGATCTACTACGACGAAGCCCAGCATATCATGCGCGGAAAGTCAGATGCCGAGGTTCTGAGCGTCCTGGATGCTTTCAAGACGCTCATGAAGTCACATGACTGGCCCCTCATGTTGATCCTTTCGGGTGTTCCGGAACTGGGAGGCTATGTGCAACGCGAGCCGCAGCTCGATCGGCTGATGACCAGGATCGAGTTTCAGGAAATCGATCTGAGCAGCGCACCCGGGCATCCGGCACAGGACTACGAAACCCTCAACGAGATCGTCGGCAGCTACGCGATCAGCGCGGGGCTCGATGTCGATGCGAGTCTACCGACGGGAGATTTCCTGCACCGCCTTGCGACCGCCGGCGCATTCAGGTGGGGCTGGTCATCGACATGGTCGTCGATGCCGTGGCACTTGCCGTTGCCAGGAGGGAAGGGATGGTTGAACGGTCGGATTTCGTGGCGGCTTGGTGTGAGAAAACCGGAATGA
- a CDS encoding arylsulfatase yields MMKLISGTVASAILLATPLLAQEADRPNILVIWGDDVGMYNISAYHRGLMGGSTPNIDRIADDGMLFMDHYAHPSCTAGRSAFITGQYPIRVGLATVGLPGAEQGMNAADPTLAEMLKPLGYATGQFGKNHLGDRDEHLPTAHGFDEFFGILYHLNAGEYFELYDYPDDPSILGGGEQRGVIHSWAEEDGSQRIEDKGEFGAERQKTLDWEILEESKRFITDAVEAGDPFFVWHNTTRMHLNTHLSEEYDGKSGYGLYADGMMEMDDIVGELLNLVDELGVADNTMVMFSTDNGAYSVAWPDGGNHPFRGEKGVGGYEGGFKVPMMVKWPGVIPEGESTGEFMSMEDWVPTIMAQLGQPDLKEELLTSYTAGEKTFEKIHLDGYDQSALIKGEGPTQRNEFFYFTETTLNGVRYGDYKLLFKSQDRWFNGVRQDYVIPQLVNLKLDPFERFTEARGYEDWLEERSWIFTPMLGVVGELLASLQEYPPRMQSFDFDIDEMVKGISPAPH; encoded by the coding sequence ATGATGAAGCTGATCTCGGGCACGGTTGCGTCGGCGATCCTGCTCGCAACCCCGCTCCTTGCCCAGGAAGCCGACCGGCCCAACATCCTTGTCATCTGGGGTGACGATGTCGGCATGTACAACATCTCGGCTTACCATCGCGGCCTGATGGGCGGGTCGACCCCGAACATCGACAGGATTGCCGACGACGGCATGCTGTTCATGGACCACTATGCCCATCCGTCCTGCACAGCGGGCCGCTCAGCCTTCATTACCGGTCAGTATCCGATCCGGGTTGGTCTCGCGACCGTCGGCCTTCCCGGGGCCGAGCAGGGCATGAACGCCGCTGACCCAACGCTGGCGGAAATGCTAAAACCTCTCGGCTATGCGACCGGTCAGTTCGGGAAGAACCATCTGGGCGACCGCGACGAGCACCTACCCACCGCCCATGGCTTTGACGAGTTCTTTGGCATCCTCTATCACCTAAACGCCGGCGAATATTTCGAGCTTTATGACTATCCGGACGATCCCTCGATCCTGGGCGGGGGCGAACAGCGCGGCGTCATTCACTCCTGGGCCGAGGAAGACGGCTCTCAGCGGATTGAGGACAAGGGCGAATTCGGGGCCGAGCGTCAGAAAACTCTCGACTGGGAAATCCTCGAGGAATCCAAGCGCTTCATCACCGACGCTGTCGAAGCGGGCGATCCCTTCTTCGTCTGGCACAACACCACGCGAATGCACCTGAACACGCATCTTTCGGAAGAGTACGACGGCAAGAGCGGGTACGGGCTTTATGCCGATGGTATGATGGAGATGGATGACATCGTGGGTGAGTTGCTGAACCTGGTCGACGAACTCGGGGTTGCGGACAACACCATGGTGATGTTCTCCACCGATAACGGCGCCTATTCCGTCGCATGGCCGGACGGGGGCAACCATCCCTTCCGAGGCGAGAAGGGTGTCGGTGGCTATGAGGGCGGCTTCAAGGTGCCGATGATGGTCAAGTGGCCGGGCGTCATCCCCGAGGGAGAAAGTACGGGCGAGTTCATGTCGATGGAAGACTGGGTGCCGACGATCATGGCACAGCTCGGTCAGCCTGACTTAAAGGAAGAGCTCCTGACCAGCTACACCGCTGGTGAAAAGACTTTCGAGAAAATCCACCTCGACGGCTACGACCAGAGCGCGCTGATCAAGGGCGAGGGCCCGACCCAGCGCAACGAGTTCTTTTACTTCACCGAGACCACCCTGAATGGTGTCCGCTACGGCGATTACAAGCTGTTGTTCAAAAGTCAGGATCGCTGGTTCAACGGCGTACGGCAGGACTATGTCATCCCGCAGCTGGTGAATCTCAAGCTCGACCCATTCGAGCGCTTCACCGAGGCCCGAGGCTACGAAGATTGGCTCGAAGAGCGCTCATGGATCTTTACTCCGATGCTGGGTGTGGTCGGAGAACTGCTGGCGTCCCTACAAGAGTATCCGCCGCGGATGCAGAGCTTCGATTTCGACATCGACGAGATGGTCAAGGGGATTTCCCCGGCTCCGCACTGA
- a CDS encoding DUF3604 domain-containing protein, whose translation MRLVSTSIICVVLGLPLAAQDIAVTEEDIKIGGAEYSPYLHQSYPDRVFFGDTHLHTSYSTDAGMIGNTLGPDEALRFAKGEQVISSTGLPARLIRPLDFLVVADHAENLGLAPMIEVSDPELLRDPQGKIYHDLVKSGNGWEAYQGWKQSGAALEDSMPNPKLLAKAWNQIIDAVDHHNEPGVFTAFHGFEWTSSPDLRNLHRNVIFRDGAEEARQVIPFSIFDSTDPEDLWDYMERYEEKTGGSAFAIAHGGNLSQGLMFAVERMNGEPLDAAYAERRMRWEPIYEATQIKGDGEVHPMLAPDDEFADYYRWDKGDFGMNPKEPQMLPHEYARSALKIGLEQAMATGGNPFKFGMIGSTDSHTSLASTREENFFGKFAGTEPATDTRYSDLVSQDLRPDGDGSLNVYHWESLASGLAGVWAKDNTREALWDAMYRKEVYSTTGTRLLVRVFGGWDFEPDEVNRPDFARYGYQQGVPMGGDLSSAPEGAAPNFMVRVLRDPDGANIDRIQMVKGWLDADGVSQEKVFDIACADREIVDDKCSGPVGDTVDVENASHTNTIGRAVLGTYWEDPEFDPTQSAFYYVRVLEIPTPTWIAYDEKVFGKRDAPEEALRKHQERAYTSPIWYTPG comes from the coding sequence ATGCGTCTCGTTTCCACCTCCATAATCTGCGTCGTGCTCGGGCTACCCCTCGCTGCGCAGGACATCGCCGTGACCGAGGAAGACATCAAGATCGGCGGCGCGGAATACTCGCCCTATCTCCACCAAAGCTACCCCGACCGGGTCTTCTTCGGTGATACGCATCTCCACACCAGTTACTCCACAGATGCGGGGATGATCGGCAACACGCTGGGACCGGATGAGGCCCTGCGCTTCGCCAAGGGCGAGCAGGTGATTTCCTCGACGGGACTTCCCGCACGCTTGATCCGGCCGCTCGATTTTCTCGTGGTTGCAGACCACGCCGAGAACTTGGGTCTCGCGCCGATGATCGAGGTCTCCGATCCCGAGCTGCTTCGGGATCCGCAGGGCAAAATCTACCACGATCTCGTCAAATCCGGGAATGGCTGGGAAGCCTACCAAGGCTGGAAGCAATCCGGCGCGGCGCTCGAGGATTCTATGCCGAACCCGAAACTTCTAGCGAAGGCCTGGAACCAGATCATCGATGCCGTCGACCACCACAACGAGCCGGGTGTCTTCACCGCCTTCCATGGTTTCGAGTGGACCTCCTCGCCTGACCTGCGCAACTTGCACCGCAATGTCATCTTCCGCGACGGGGCCGAGGAAGCGCGGCAGGTCATCCCGTTCAGCATTTTCGACTCCACCGACCCCGAGGACCTCTGGGACTACATGGAGCGCTACGAGGAGAAGACCGGCGGCAGCGCTTTTGCCATCGCGCATGGCGGCAACCTTAGCCAGGGCCTGATGTTCGCAGTCGAGCGCATGAATGGCGAGCCGCTTGATGCCGCCTACGCAGAGCGGCGCATGCGCTGGGAGCCGATCTATGAGGCGACGCAGATCAAGGGCGACGGCGAGGTACATCCGATGCTCGCGCCGGATGATGAGTTCGCCGACTACTACCGATGGGACAAGGGCGATTTCGGGATGAACCCGAAGGAGCCGCAGATGCTGCCGCATGAGTACGCCCGCAGCGCGTTGAAGATCGGCCTTGAACAGGCCATGGCAACTGGAGGCAATCCGTTCAAGTTCGGCATGATCGGCTCGACCGACAGCCATACGTCGCTCGCCTCGACACGAGAGGAGAATTTCTTCGGAAAGTTCGCCGGCACGGAGCCGGCCACCGACACCCGTTACAGCGATCTCGTCAGCCAAGACCTGCGTCCGGACGGAGACGGCTCGCTCAATGTCTACCATTGGGAGTCGCTCGCTTCGGGCCTTGCCGGGGTCTGGGCCAAGGACAACACGCGCGAGGCGCTCTGGGACGCGATGTACCGCAAGGAAGTTTACTCAACCACCGGGACGCGACTTCTGGTTCGGGTTTTCGGGGGATGGGATTTCGAGCCCGATGAGGTCAACCGTCCCGATTTCGCGCGGTACGGCTATCAGCAAGGGGTGCCCATGGGCGGCGATCTGAGCAGCGCGCCCGAGGGAGCCGCGCCGAACTTCATGGTCCGCGTCCTGCGCGATCCGGATGGCGCCAATATCGACCGCATCCAGATGGTCAAAGGCTGGCTCGACGCCGATGGCGTGTCGCAAGAAAAGGTCTTCGACATCGCCTGTGCCGACCGGGAGATCGTCGACGACAAATGCAGCGGCCCGGTGGGCGACACCGTGGATGTCGAAAACGCGAGCCACACCAACACGATCGGTCGCGCCGTCCTCGGCACCTATTGGGAAGACCCGGAATTCGATCCGACGCAAAGCGCCTTCTATTACGTCCGCGTCCTTGAGATCCCGACGCCGACCTGGATCGCCTATGACGAAAAGGTCTTCGGCAAGCGCGATGCCCCTGAGGAGGCCCTCCGGAAACATCAGGAACGCGCCTATACGTCGCCGATCTGGTACACGCCGGGGTGA
- a CDS encoding IS110 family transposase, which translates to MCAKKTGSIEDLAVVGIDIGKDTFHLVGFDCSGQLVLRKQIKRLALEATFEKLPQCVVGMEACLSAHFVSRTLRRMGFEPRIIPAIYVKPFNKGQKNDYNDAEGIAEAALRPNLRTVTEKSQDQLDLQALHRVRARLVSRRTATINQIRAFLIERGITVRSGLRALKNSFETILEQRRDEFSPRMRGILIGLYGDWLWLDKRIEDVSDEIEGISRTEENCANIMTIPGIGPMISTAMVAAVGKGEAFDRGRDFAAWVGLVPRQFSTGGRTILGRITKRGSRYLRMLFVQAAKVIMMRPHRWSDFSFGPWLTEAVARMPRNKAAIALANKLARTAWSLLRHGTRFDASQDAAMEAI; encoded by the coding sequence ATGTGTGCGAAGAAGACAGGAAGCATTGAAGACTTGGCGGTTGTCGGCATCGACATCGGCAAGGATACATTCCATCTGGTCGGTTTCGACTGCTCGGGTCAGCTGGTTTTGCGCAAGCAGATCAAGCGGCTTGCGCTGGAGGCAACGTTCGAGAAGTTGCCGCAATGTGTGGTCGGGATGGAGGCTTGCCTCAGCGCCCATTTTGTCAGCCGAACGCTGCGGCGGATGGGGTTCGAGCCACGGATCATCCCGGCGATTTACGTGAAGCCGTTCAACAAGGGTCAGAAGAACGATTACAACGACGCCGAGGGGATCGCCGAAGCCGCTCTGCGGCCGAACCTGCGGACGGTGACGGAGAAGAGCCAGGACCAGCTCGACCTTCAGGCCCTGCACCGGGTGCGCGCGCGGCTGGTGTCGCGGCGCACGGCGACCATCAACCAGATCCGGGCCTTCCTGATCGAGCGGGGCATCACCGTCAGGTCGGGGCTGCGGGCGCTGAAGAATTCCTTTGAGACGATCCTCGAACAGCGGCGGGACGAGTTCTCGCCCCGGATGCGAGGTATCCTGATCGGGCTTTACGGCGACTGGCTCTGGCTGGACAAACGGATCGAGGATGTCTCCGACGAGATCGAAGGGATCAGCCGAACCGAAGAGAACTGCGCCAACATCATGACAATACCCGGCATCGGGCCAATGATCTCGACGGCGATGGTTGCGGCCGTCGGCAAAGGCGAGGCATTCGACCGGGGGCGCGATTTCGCCGCCTGGGTTGGCTTGGTGCCCCGACAGTTCAGCACCGGCGGGCGAACGATCCTCGGCCGGATCACCAAACGCGGCAGCCGCTATCTGAGGATGCTGTTCGTGCAAGCTGCGAAAGTGATCATGATGCGCCCTCACCGATGGTCCGACTTCAGTTTCGGCCCGTGGCTGACCGAGGCAGTCGCCCGTATGCCGCGAAACAAGGCGGCCATCGCGCTTGCCAACAAGCTGGCTCGGACCGCCTGGAGCCTTCTGCGGCACGGCACCCGGTTCGACGCCTCACAAGACGCGGCGATGGAAGCGATTTGA